One Scomber scombrus chromosome 4, fScoSco1.1, whole genome shotgun sequence genomic region harbors:
- the LOC133978933 gene encoding elongation of very long chain fatty acids protein 7-like, producing the protein MEFDNIKSTVALIYDEILQRADSRTENWFFMSSPVPQTIIILAYIYFVTSLGPRIMENRKAFDLKGVLIVYNFGVVALSVYMSYEYIMSGWGTGYSFSCDLIDFSDSPQALRMAAVCWLYYFSKFIEMLDTIFFVLRKKNSQVTFLHVYHHSIMPFTWWFGVRFAPGGLGTFHALLNCIVHVIMYSYYGLTAMGPSYQKYLWWKKYLTTIQLIQFVMVTTHISQYFFMKDCPYQFPVFIYIIGLYGLIFLFLFLNFWYHAYTKGKRLPKVLQAQTWAHHSNGVMNGNASHDKDE; encoded by the exons ATGGAATTTGATAACATAAAGTCCACAGTAGCGCTCATTTATGATGAGATCTTACAAAGAGCAG ACTCACGGACGGAGAACTGGTTTTTCATGTCCTCTCCTGTCCCCCAAACAATCATCATACTGGCGTACATTTACTTTGTGACGTCGCTGGGGCCTCGGATAATGGAGAACCGCAAAGCCTTTGACCTCAAAGGAGTTCTCATAGTCTACAACTTCGGAGTGGTGGCTCTGTCAGTCTACATGTCCTATGAG TATATTATGTCTGGATGGGGAACAGGATACTCGTTTAGCTGCGACCTGATTGACTTCTCAGATTCACCACAGGCGCTGAGG ATGGCAGCAGTATGCTGGCTTTACTACTTCTCCAAGTTTATTGAAATGTTGGACACA ATTTTCTTTGTCTTGAGGAAGAAGAACAGCCAGGTGACATTTCTTCATGTCTACCATCACTCAATCATGCCCTTTACCTGGTGGTTTGGTGTTCGGTTTGCTCCAG GTGGTCTGGGGACATTCCACGCCCTGCTTAACTGTATCGTCCATGTCATCATGTATTCGTACTACGGCCTGACTGCCATGGGCCCCAGCTATCAAAAGTACCTGTGGTGGAAGAAATACCTCACTACCATTCAGCTG ATCCAGTTTGTTATGGTGACCACCCACATCTCCCAGTATTTCTTCATGAAGGACTGCCCCTACCAGTTCCCTGTCTTCATCTACATCATCGGCCTGTATGGCCTGATTTTCCTGTTCCTCTTCCTCAACTTCTGGTACCACGCCTACACCAAAGGCAAGAGGTTGCCTAAAGTACTGCAGGCTCAGACATGGGCACACCACTCCAACGGTGTGATGAATGGAAATGCCAGTCATGACAAAGATGAGTGA